The genomic interval CAACCCTGATGCGCCTCGCTATCTTCAGCAAGGTCTGACTTGGGACACAATGCAACCGTTCCTATCAGAAGCTGGGGTGTGATATCCTCCACGCTTCCTATCCCCGATTCCTCTGAGTGACAGAGGAAAGATTTTACACAAACTTTATACAGTCGCCAACCATCTATACTATCCCTTGATAAAAAGCTCTCTACCTTTAGACATAATTAGGGATAGTTAACCAAACTAACCCTAGATGAGAGCGAAAACCAAAATGATAGCTTTTCAGGACGCTTCTACGACCCCTAATAGCCAGTTTAACGATCAACCCCAATCAGGGATTTTATCTGAGAGATTCGCTATTGTCTTCTGTGGTCTGGGTGTAGCTTTGTTTGCTATCCCTATCTTAGTAGTGCTTCAGGTTCTGAGCGGTCTGTACAGGGGAGGCGTTTCCGTCTATCAACTCCTCAGTGGCTCCGAAGTTGGCAAGCTCGACGATATTTGAGTCGCTGTCACTAATCACTAATTTTTAATAGTTTGCCCAGAAACAAAGCTAGGTCTGTGAAAGCTTTTAGCTAATAGCCTCCTAAGGTATATCTTCCATATACTTAGGAAGCACAGCAACGGATAAAAAATTTTATAACACCAATAAATTAATTTTTTAAGATTAAATTTTTTCCGAGCTACATCTGAGATGAATTGGATGGAGTGACACAAACCTGTAGGATGACAACGACAGGCCCTAGGGATCAGAAGCTATTTAGATAAAATCTTCCCTCCCTTCCTCATCCTCACTAAAACTCCGGTCATCTCCGGCGGCGGTCATCTGTGATTGCCCACTTCTCTTCCTTGTTTCATTCATGGTCACCTCTTCCCTGAGAGGGATCGAGAGTAACAATAGGGGAACTCTATAGTAGAAAGTGCTATCCTCCACATTGAGTGTGTTGTGTGAGGAAAATTGGTTTATGGTTACATCCCCAGTCCGGACTCAGGGCTTCTCTCGTTTAGAGGTATTGCCTCGACATCAGCAGGCATCCTCGACCAGTGTCAGCCTTGGGAGTCGGTCTCTAACGCTACCGACGACTGCCTTATTTGGCACCGATGGCATTCGGGGACGAGTAGGAGATTTACTCAATGCCGATTTAGCGTTACAAGTTGGTTTCTGGGCCGGTCAGGTATTGCAAACACAGACACCTGCACTTGGCCCCGTGATTGTGGGACAAGACTCGCGAAACTCCAGCGATATGTTGGCAATGGCACTGACAGCCGGTCTCACGGCAGCCGGTTTAGAGGTGTGGAACTTGGGGTTATGCCCCACTCCTGGCATTGCCTATCTCACCCGTATGACGGATGCGATTGGAGGAGTGATGATTTCTGCCAGTCATAACCCACCAGAAGACAATGGAATTAAATTTTTTGCCTCAGAAGGGACAAAGCTACCAGTCGCGTTGCAAAAGCAGATTGAAGCAGGCTTGAGAGGTTTTTCTGGAGAGGCGATTCCCGCTAATGTGCAGGGACAGTACTACTATCGACCTGAATTGCTCACGAATTATGTGGAATCGCTGCGTCATCCTCTGCAAGAGGTGACCGATTTACGCGGTATGCGGGTTGTGTTGGATTTGGCTTGGGGGGCGTCTGTAGCGCTGGCAGATCAGGTGTTTACTGAGTTAGGGGCAGAGGTGATCTGCTTGCATCACGAAGCGGATGGTGATCGCATTAATGTTAATTGTGGCTCGACTCACCTCCAGCCTTTGCAAGAAGCGGTGCGGCAGTATTCAGCTGATATGGGTTTTGCCTTTGATGGAGATGCCGATCGCGTCATGGCGGTCGATGCCAAGGGTCGGGTGATCGATGGGGATTACATTCTCTATTTTTGGGGTCAAGCCTTACGACAAGCCCAAAAGCTGCCGGGAGATTTAATTGTGGCAACCGTCATGGCTAATCTAGGCTTTGAACGAGCCTGGAATGAGTTGGGCGGTTCCCTGGTACGAACGGCGGTGGGCGACCAGTATGTTCAGGCGGAAATGCAGCGCACTGGAGCCATGCTGGGTGGTGAGCAGTCGGGACATATTCTCTGCCATCACTACAATATGACGGGCGATGGGATGTTGACGGCTTTACATTTGGCGTCTTTAGTGCGCCAATCGGGAGTGCCTTTAACTCAGCTAGTGGATCAAAGCTTCCAACCCTACCCCCAATTGTTACGGAATGTACGAGTGGAAGACCGCGAACGCCGACTGAACTGGCACAATTGTGATGCGGTGAATTCCGCGATCGCACAAGCGGAGGCCGCAATGGCAGGTCTTGGACGCATTCTCGTCCGCGCTTCGGGTACAGAACCGCTGATCCGGGTGATGGTAGAAGCCGAGTCGGCTGACGTTGCCGAACATTGGACATCTGAATTGGTTCGAGTCGTTCAGCAACATTTAGGTTAGGGTTTTTTACCCTTGGAAATGACCGAACCCACTCCCTGATGAAAGGGAAAGATTACAGGGTGCAGCTATTCTAAACAGCATGTATGCGATCGCTAGGTACTCCCTACGTGAACAGTTGCCGTAGCGATCGCATGTCCGAAACTACAACCGTGAAACCGACGGTCTACCTCACTTAGCCATCTTTAGGTATGGCTAAATTTGTTCAATCTTGACCGAAAGAATCTTGTCACCCTTACGGATCGCATTGACAACATCCATGTCTTTCGTTTGACCAAAAGTCGTGTGTACTCCATCTAAATGGGGTTGAGGAGCGTGGCAAATAAAGAATTGACTCCCCCCCGTATTACGACCCGCATGAGCCATTGACAAAGTACCCGCTAAGTGCTTATTGGAATTAATTTCACACTTAATTTGGTAACCAGGGCCACCCGTTCCCGTTCCCTGCGGGCAGCCACCTTGAATCATAAAGTTAGGGATGACGCGGTGGAAGGTGAGGCCGTCGTAAAACCCTTTTTCAGCTAAGTCTACAAAATTCTTCACCGTATTCGGTGCATCCTGGTCGAACAACTCCAGGTTGATGGTGCCTTTCTCCGTTTCCATAATGGCAAGAGTCATGGTTTCCCCTCCTCTAGGGCTGATTCGATAATTGACAGATATTGTTGCTAGCAATAGCCTAGAGCTAAATGGCGCTAGAGCCAAAAAACTCTAGGTTAACTTTATCTAATTTTTCCAGTGGCTAACCTCAAACCTTGGAGCTAATCGCCATTAGTATTTTGTAGTCCTGAGCCATACCTCATAATAGGGTGATGGTGATTATGCTACGAACTACTGCCTTAAGGGGAGTAGATTGCCAAACAACAGAACCTCGATGAAGTCTATCTTTTCACCTGTCCAACAGTTACTGATTACTTGGCTACTTGTCTTAGTGACAGGCTGGGTAACGCTGAATGCCCTGAGCTATGTGGGTGAATTAATCAGTATTTTGCTCACAGCGGCTCTAGTTGCCTTTTTGCTCAACTATGCTGTCGCTGTTGTTGAACCCTTCTTGCCTCGGAGTTTGGCGGCTGTACTCGTCTATTTAGGAGCGGCGATTGCCGTTGTGTTCATTGCCCTAACCCTTGTACCGCCTGTATTTAACCAAGGGCGACAATTGGTAACGAACTTACCCTCGCTGCTGGAACAAGGTCAACAACAGTTGGCCAGCTTCCAAGACTGGAGTGTGGCGCACAATTTGCCGTTTGATGTGCGGATTCTAGCCTCCCAACTATTGGCGCGGGTACAAGC from Microcoleus sp. AS-A8 carries:
- the glmM gene encoding phosphoglucosamine mutase; the protein is MVTSPVRTQGFSRLEVLPRHQQASSTSVSLGSRSLTLPTTALFGTDGIRGRVGDLLNADLALQVGFWAGQVLQTQTPALGPVIVGQDSRNSSDMLAMALTAGLTAAGLEVWNLGLCPTPGIAYLTRMTDAIGGVMISASHNPPEDNGIKFFASEGTKLPVALQKQIEAGLRGFSGEAIPANVQGQYYYRPELLTNYVESLRHPLQEVTDLRGMRVVLDLAWGASVALADQVFTELGAEVICLHHEADGDRINVNCGSTHLQPLQEAVRQYSADMGFAFDGDADRVMAVDAKGRVIDGDYILYFWGQALRQAQKLPGDLIVATVMANLGFERAWNELGGSLVRTAVGDQYVQAEMQRTGAMLGGEQSGHILCHHYNMTGDGMLTALHLASLVRQSGVPLTQLVDQSFQPYPQLLRNVRVEDRERRLNWHNCDAVNSAIAQAEAAMAGLGRILVRASGTEPLIRVMVEAESADVAEHWTSELVRVVQQHLG
- a CDS encoding peptidylprolyl isomerase; its protein translation is MTLAIMETEKGTINLELFDQDAPNTVKNFVDLAEKGFYDGLTFHRVIPNFMIQGGCPQGTGTGGPGYQIKCEINSNKHLAGTLSMAHAGRNTGGSQFFICHAPQPHLDGVHTTFGQTKDMDVVNAIRKGDKILSVKIEQI